Proteins encoded within one genomic window of Chelatococcus sp. HY11:
- a CDS encoding glycosyltransferase family 2 protein produces MSSEPRIAVLVPCYNEAASIDAVVRDFRASLPQADIFVYDNNSTDDTVAIATAAGAIVRTEPRQGKGFVVRRMFADVDADVYVIVDGDDTYDAASAPRLVELVLKDNCDLVNGARVPTNEAAFRAGHKFGNKMLSALVSMIFGKRNNDMLSGYKALSRRMVKSFPIKSSGFEIETELLIHVLELGLPVAEIKTPYRERGEGSESKLRTYRDGFRIIWLISHLIRDEKPLQFFAAVAAILALVAIALGVPVVVTFAETGLVPRLPTALLATGLVISSLLALTAGLVLDSVARARREFKLLSYLGLPAPAARRR; encoded by the coding sequence ATGTCATCCGAACCACGCATCGCGGTTTTGGTCCCCTGCTATAACGAGGCGGCGTCGATCGATGCGGTCGTCAGGGACTTTCGCGCAAGCCTGCCGCAAGCCGACATTTTCGTTTACGACAACAACTCCACGGACGATACCGTCGCCATCGCAACAGCGGCGGGCGCCATCGTGCGAACCGAGCCCCGGCAGGGCAAAGGTTTCGTGGTCCGCCGCATGTTCGCCGATGTCGATGCAGACGTCTATGTGATCGTCGACGGCGACGACACCTATGATGCCGCCTCGGCTCCCAGGCTCGTCGAGCTTGTCCTCAAGGACAATTGTGATCTCGTGAACGGCGCGCGCGTGCCCACGAACGAGGCCGCGTTCCGGGCCGGCCACAAGTTCGGCAACAAGATGCTGTCGGCGCTCGTCAGCATGATCTTCGGCAAGCGCAACAATGACATGCTCTCGGGCTACAAGGCTCTGTCCCGGCGCATGGTGAAATCCTTCCCGATCAAGAGCAGCGGCTTCGAAATCGAGACGGAGCTTCTCATTCACGTGCTCGAGCTTGGCCTGCCCGTCGCGGAAATAAAGACCCCTTATCGTGAGCGCGGTGAGGGATCAGAGAGCAAGCTGCGCACCTATCGCGACGGTTTCCGCATCATCTGGTTGATCAGCCATCTCATCCGCGATGAGAAGCCCCTGCAATTCTTCGCGGCTGTCGCCGCCATTCTCGCACTCGTTGCCATCGCACTTGGCGTGCCGGTCGTCGTCACCTTCGCGGAAACCGGCCTCGTGCCAAGGCTGCCGACCGCCCTGCTGGCGACCGGTCTGGTCATCTCATCACTTCTGGCGTTGACGGCCGGGCTCGTCCTCGACAGCGTCGCCCGCGCGCGCCGCGAGTTCAAGCTGCTCAGCTATCTCGGCCTGCCCGCGCCCGCGGCCAGACGTCGGTGA
- a CDS encoding GtrA family protein, whose translation MLTRESATKVAAFLVAGGIGFLVDAGLLWMGLNRWELSALSARAISFTAAMLTTWVLNRSLAFARQRDRARGQGVELALYGLATLFSGAINIGLYLVVIAMLGREGVFPFIALAAGVGAGLVSNFLLYNHVVFRNAAKRS comes from the coding sequence ATGCTGACCAGGGAGAGCGCAACAAAGGTTGCAGCCTTTCTCGTCGCTGGCGGTATCGGCTTTCTCGTCGATGCCGGCCTGTTGTGGATGGGCCTGAACAGGTGGGAGCTCTCGGCGCTTTCCGCCCGCGCCATCTCCTTCACGGCCGCCATGCTGACGACATGGGTGCTCAACCGCAGCCTCGCCTTCGCCAGGCAGCGGGACCGGGCCCGCGGCCAGGGCGTTGAACTCGCGCTCTATGGCCTCGCCACCCTCTTTTCAGGCGCGATCAACATCGGCCTCTATCTCGTCGTTATCGCGATGCTGGGGCGCGAGGGCGTCTTTCCCTTCATCGCGCTCGCGGCCGGCGTCGGCGCGGGTCTTGTGTCAAATTTCCTGCTCTACAACCATGTCGTCTTCAGGAATGCGGCCAAGCGCTCCTGA
- a CDS encoding multidrug efflux RND transporter permease subunit, with translation MNISAPFITRPVMTTLLMAAVLMLGVVAYPLLPVAPLPQIDFPTIQISARLPGASPDVMASSVAAPLERQFGQIAGITQMTSTSTLGSTSITIQFALDRNIDAAAQDVQAAITAAQRQLPDDLTSPPSYRKVNPADSPIMILAAHSDTLPLTDVDDAADNVLAQRLSQVEGVSQVVIGGEQKPAIRVQVDPAKLAGTGLTLEDVHATLANATAEAPKGVVNGAVRSFTIAANDQITKPEDYDDVILAYREGAPIRVRDVGHAVVGPENTDVAAWQNDRRAVVLLVFKQPGANVIATIDAIKATLPLLDNVLPAGIKVDTVVDRSVTIRASVADVQFTLVLTIALVVLVILLFLRNLRATAIPAVVVPLSFAGSAAVMYALGFSIDNLSLMALTIAVGFVVDDAIVVVENIVRHMEDGQDAFTAAMSGAREIGFTVLSISLSLVAVFIPLLLMGGIVGRLFREFALTVTAAIAVSVFISLTLTPMLCSRFLKPPSHTHGRLYRLIEGGFDAILGFYISTLDIALRYRRVTLTIFFLTLGLTGWLFVAIPKGFFPTQDTGLIMGLSEAAQDVSPEEMKRLQQELGAVIAQDPAVAAFGSVLGAGGANTTNNGRFFIALKPRDERDASAAQVINRLRPKLGDVAGAAVFLQPAQDITVGGRVSRALYQYTLTDVDLAELDTWAPKLLARLRQLPELTDVSSDQQGNAPQLRVIIDRDRAARFGIQPALIDATLNDAFGQQKVTQYFTQLNSYSVILEAKPDLLGHIATLDQIYVKSPASGQAIPLSTFVTLDAKGVGPLSVSHQAQFPAVTLSFNLKPGVSLGDAVNAINTAARSIGAPSTLTGGFQGNAQAFQSALASEPALIAAALFAVYVILGMLYESFVHPLTILSTLPSAGVGALLALWAGGFDLSVIGIIGIILLIGIVKKNGILLVDFAIVGERQNGLSAEEAIREACRLRFRPILMTTMAALLAGVPLMLGNGTGSELRQPLGYAMVGGLLLSQLLTLYTTPVVYLYLARLQGRFSRRRQARPKVLPAEARNSA, from the coding sequence ATGAATATCTCCGCCCCCTTCATCACACGCCCGGTCATGACGACGCTGCTGATGGCGGCTGTCCTCATGTTGGGGGTTGTCGCCTATCCGCTCCTGCCCGTGGCGCCGCTCCCGCAGATCGATTTTCCGACGATCCAAATATCGGCCCGCCTGCCGGGCGCGAGCCCCGACGTCATGGCATCCTCGGTCGCCGCGCCGCTGGAGCGCCAGTTCGGTCAGATCGCCGGCATCACCCAGATGACCTCGACGAGCACGCTCGGCTCCACCTCGATCACCATTCAGTTCGCGCTCGATCGCAACATCGATGCGGCCGCGCAGGACGTGCAGGCCGCGATCACGGCCGCCCAGCGGCAATTGCCGGATGATCTCACGTCCCCGCCGAGCTACCGCAAGGTCAACCCCGCGGATAGCCCCATCATGATCCTGGCGGCGCATTCCGATACGCTGCCGCTGACCGATGTCGACGATGCCGCCGACAATGTGTTGGCGCAGCGGCTGTCACAGGTGGAGGGCGTGTCGCAAGTTGTCATCGGGGGCGAGCAGAAGCCGGCCATCCGCGTCCAGGTCGACCCCGCCAAGCTCGCCGGCACCGGCCTCACCTTGGAGGATGTGCACGCCACGCTCGCCAACGCCACGGCTGAGGCGCCGAAGGGCGTGGTGAACGGCGCGGTGCGCAGTTTCACGATCGCCGCCAACGACCAGATCACCAAGCCGGAAGACTATGACGACGTCATTCTGGCCTATCGCGAGGGCGCGCCCATTCGTGTCCGGGACGTTGGCCATGCGGTGGTCGGCCCAGAGAACACCGATGTCGCCGCCTGGCAGAACGACCGCCGCGCTGTCGTGCTGCTGGTGTTCAAGCAACCCGGCGCCAATGTTATCGCGACGATCGATGCCATCAAGGCAACGCTGCCCCTCCTCGACAACGTGCTGCCGGCGGGCATCAAGGTCGATACGGTCGTCGATCGCTCGGTGACGATCCGCGCTTCTGTCGCCGACGTCCAGTTCACCCTTGTGCTGACGATCGCGCTGGTCGTGCTAGTCATCCTGCTGTTCCTGCGCAATCTGCGCGCGACCGCCATCCCGGCCGTGGTCGTGCCCTTGTCTTTCGCGGGCAGCGCGGCCGTGATGTACGCGCTCGGCTTCAGCATCGACAATCTGTCGCTGATGGCACTGACCATCGCTGTCGGCTTCGTCGTCGACGATGCGATCGTCGTGGTCGAGAACATCGTGCGGCACATGGAGGACGGACAGGACGCCTTCACCGCCGCGATGAGCGGAGCGCGGGAAATCGGCTTCACGGTGCTGTCCATCAGCTTGTCGTTGGTCGCGGTGTTCATTCCGCTGCTCCTGATGGGGGGTATCGTCGGGCGGCTGTTCCGCGAATTCGCGTTGACCGTGACAGCTGCGATCGCCGTGTCGGTGTTCATCTCACTGACCCTGACACCGATGCTCTGCTCGCGTTTTCTCAAGCCGCCGAGCCATACGCACGGTCGGCTCTACCGGCTGATCGAAGGCGGCTTCGACGCTATCCTGGGGTTCTACATCAGCACGCTCGATATCGCTTTGCGGTATCGGCGGGTGACGCTCACCATCTTTTTTCTGACCCTCGGGCTTACCGGCTGGCTGTTCGTCGCCATACCGAAGGGTTTCTTCCCCACTCAGGATACTGGCCTCATCATGGGATTGTCGGAGGCGGCTCAGGATGTCTCGCCTGAGGAGATGAAGCGCCTGCAGCAGGAACTCGGCGCCGTGATCGCGCAGGATCCGGCGGTCGCCGCCTTCGGCTCCGTGCTTGGCGCGGGCGGCGCCAATACCACCAACAACGGGCGCTTCTTCATTGCATTGAAGCCGCGTGACGAGCGGGACGCATCCGCCGCGCAGGTCATCAACCGGCTGCGGCCGAAGCTTGGAGACGTCGCCGGCGCGGCGGTGTTTCTCCAGCCGGCGCAAGATATCACCGTCGGAGGCCGAGTCTCGCGCGCGCTCTACCAGTACACGCTGACCGACGTCGATCTCGCCGAGCTCGATACCTGGGCACCGAAGCTTCTGGCACGGCTCAGGCAATTGCCGGAACTCACCGATGTGTCGAGCGACCAGCAAGGCAACGCGCCGCAACTCAGGGTGATCATCGATCGCGACCGGGCCGCGCGCTTCGGCATCCAGCCGGCGCTGATCGATGCGACATTGAATGACGCCTTCGGCCAGCAGAAGGTGACGCAGTATTTTACCCAGCTGAACTCCTATTCCGTCATCCTGGAGGCCAAACCTGATCTGCTGGGCCACATCGCGACCCTCGACCAGATCTACGTGAAATCGCCGGCCTCGGGGCAGGCCATTCCGCTGTCGACTTTCGTTACTCTCGATGCAAAGGGCGTCGGGCCGCTCTCTGTTTCGCATCAGGCCCAGTTTCCCGCCGTGACCCTGTCCTTCAACCTGAAGCCGGGCGTCTCTCTTGGCGATGCGGTCAATGCCATCAACACGGCGGCCCGTTCAATCGGCGCGCCATCTACGCTGACGGGTGGCTTCCAGGGCAACGCGCAGGCCTTCCAAAGCGCGCTGGCAAGCGAGCCGGCCCTCATCGCGGCCGCGCTCTTTGCTGTCTATGTCATTCTTGGCATGCTCTACGAGAGCTTCGTCCACCCCCTCACCATCCTCTCCACCTTGCCTTCAGCAGGTGTCGGCGCCCTGCTCGCCCTTTGGGCCGGTGGGTTCGACCTCTCCGTCATCGGCATCATCGGGATCATCCTTCTCATCGGCATCGTGAAGAAGAACGGGATCCTGCTGGTGGATTTCGCGATCGTCGGCGAAAGGCAGAACGGTCTGTCCGCGGAAGAGGCCATCCGCGAGGCCTGCCGGCTGCGTTTCCGCCCGATCCTCATGACGACGATGGCGGCGCTCCTCGCGGGCGTGCCGCTGATGCTCGGCAATGGCACGGGTTCGGAGCTCAGGCAGCCCCTCGGCTATGCGATGGTCGGCGGCCTGCTGCTCAGCCAGCTGCTGACGCTCTATACGACACCGGTCGTCTATCTCTACCTCGCACGCTTGCAAGGCCGGTTCTCCCGCAGGCGTCAGGCGCGACCGAAGGTACTGCCGGCTGAGGCGCGCAACAGTGCCTAG
- a CDS encoding efflux RND transporter periplasmic adaptor subunit has product MSSFRRPGSSRTVIVLATLGSVAIGTAVAFLTLPARSQSDVPTPPLQAAVPVTATRVIRRDVPLTLTGLGTVQASQTVNVRTRVDGTLQDVTFREGQHVKAGDVLARLDPRLAEAALAQARASKAKDTAQLRSAQADLSRSLALASKDFASKQQLDQQQATVDQLKATIDADQAAIDSAATNLDYMTITAPTSGRMGIRQADAGNVVHPSDVLPMGILATLKPVAVLFTLPEKNLDAMQAAMRSGPVPITAIDESGAVLGTGRVTVIDNRIDPTTATLRLKAEFPNDDERLWPGAFVHVTVTVSTLKNALTVPDAAVQRGPDGLYAWVVDGDGIAQMRPIQTGATEGDLTVVTSGLGDGNQVVTAGQYRLRPRVHVAVSPPGGNTVASRKGSSAQNPVTETIGSVSQDASQGRGSLQNQGVSQGQDTR; this is encoded by the coding sequence ATGTCCTCGTTTCGACGTCCTGGTTCGTCGCGAACCGTCATTGTCCTTGCAACGCTCGGCTCCGTGGCGATCGGGACGGCTGTAGCGTTTCTCACGTTGCCCGCGCGCTCGCAAAGCGACGTCCCTACGCCTCCGCTGCAGGCGGCGGTCCCCGTGACGGCGACACGCGTGATAAGGCGCGATGTGCCTTTGACCCTGACGGGCCTGGGCACAGTCCAGGCGTCCCAGACGGTCAATGTCCGTACACGGGTCGATGGCACGCTCCAGGATGTGACTTTCAGGGAGGGGCAGCATGTGAAGGCGGGGGATGTTCTCGCCCGGCTTGACCCGCGCCTGGCGGAAGCTGCCCTCGCGCAGGCTCGCGCCAGCAAGGCGAAGGATACGGCCCAGTTGCGTAGCGCCCAGGCGGACCTATCCCGCTCACTCGCGCTCGCCAGCAAGGATTTCGCCAGCAAGCAGCAGCTCGACCAGCAACAGGCCACGGTCGATCAGTTGAAAGCGACGATTGATGCGGACCAAGCTGCGATCGACAGCGCGGCGACCAATCTTGACTATATGACGATAACCGCGCCCACGAGCGGGCGGATGGGGATCCGACAGGCGGATGCCGGAAACGTCGTCCATCCATCCGATGTCCTGCCGATGGGGATCCTTGCGACCTTGAAGCCGGTCGCGGTGCTGTTCACGCTGCCGGAGAAGAACCTCGATGCGATGCAGGCGGCCATGCGTTCGGGGCCTGTGCCGATCACGGCGATCGATGAGTCGGGTGCCGTTCTTGGAACAGGCCGGGTCACCGTGATCGATAACCGAATCGATCCCACGACCGCCACGCTGCGCCTTAAGGCGGAGTTTCCCAACGACGACGAGCGCCTGTGGCCGGGCGCGTTCGTCCATGTCACGGTGACCGTATCCACCCTGAAGAACGCCCTGACCGTGCCGGACGCGGCCGTCCAGCGCGGCCCGGACGGGCTCTATGCCTGGGTGGTCGACGGGGATGGCATAGCCCAGATGCGGCCGATCCAAACCGGCGCGACAGAGGGGGATCTGACGGTCGTGACCTCTGGGCTCGGCGACGGGAATCAGGTCGTGACCGCAGGGCAGTATCGCCTGCGACCGCGCGTTCATGTGGCGGTGAGCCCGCCGGGCGGAAACACGGTTGCCTCTCGCAAGGGCTCTTCCGCACAAAACCCTGTGACAGAGACAATCGGGTCAGTCAGCCAGGACGCGTCCCAAGGCCGAGGTTCGCTGCAAAACCAAGGTGTCTCGCAAGGTCAAGATACCCGCTGA
- a CDS encoding peptide deformylase, with product MTARAILRYPDPRLRDIAQAVVVFDGALRELAEDVADTLEAAAGLGLTAPHIGLLQRVVAIRMPGDRAARIYVNPEITEISDKLMRHEEGSLSMPGVTAEVERPRAVVCRYQDLEGSERIERAEDLLAICLQHEIDQLNGVFWLQRLSRLKRDRLIKQYDKLQKRG from the coding sequence ATGACGGCGCGTGCCATCCTGCGTTACCCCGATCCGCGGCTGCGCGACATCGCGCAAGCGGTCGTCGTCTTCGATGGCGCGCTGCGTGAACTGGCGGAGGATGTCGCCGATACGCTCGAAGCGGCCGCCGGCCTCGGCCTCACCGCACCCCATATCGGGCTTCTCCAACGGGTCGTGGCGATCAGGATGCCGGGGGACCGGGCCGCCCGCATCTATGTCAATCCGGAGATCACGGAGATCTCCGATAAGCTCATGCGCCACGAGGAAGGCAGCCTTTCCATGCCGGGCGTCACCGCCGAGGTGGAGCGACCGCGCGCGGTGGTGTGTCGATATCAAGACCTCGAAGGCAGTGAACGGATCGAGAGGGCAGAGGACCTCCTCGCGATCTGCCTGCAGCATGAGATCGACCAGCTCAATGGCGTCTTCTGGCTTCAGCGGCTGTCGCGCCTGAAGCGCGACCGGCTGATCAAGCAGTACGACAAACTGCAAAAGCGTGGCTGA
- a CDS encoding MFS transporter, with protein sequence MPVTFVARVQKHFFYGWIIVAAGFCAQMITSISMQGLAIYAQPLRHEFGWTAAQMSFGRSIQTVDTLLGPLGGALVDRFGAKRLMVAGTVLYCAAFALFGTMDSLVGFYVACLSMGLANSLIGLLTVSQLVNSWFSARRSTAMGLAVAGFAVAGFVALPLIVLAESHVGWRLTAIGTGFAIVGFGLPVMLLVRSHPEALGLSPDGQPVPATGPHPSKPSGSQGLSLRQALATHSFWFVTAAMAFSNFHQAALLVHLFPYLEGVSGRAVATLFLAEVNVFNLAGRIFGGMLGDLAPKRVLLGTNVVAAAVALMILAASPSVIAIAIFAAIFGFAWGTRTAVSSALIGEYFGRRSYGKIAGIVQTFAAIVTIISPVAVGLMLDASVAYGQVFIALAVLTALSGLFFFLAHKPQPRGATS encoded by the coding sequence GTGCCCGTGACATTCGTCGCCCGCGTCCAGAAGCACTTCTTTTACGGCTGGATCATCGTGGCCGCAGGTTTCTGCGCCCAGATGATCACCAGCATCTCCATGCAGGGGCTCGCCATCTATGCCCAGCCGTTGCGTCACGAGTTCGGCTGGACGGCGGCGCAGATGTCGTTCGGCCGCTCGATCCAGACGGTCGATACGCTTCTGGGCCCCCTGGGAGGTGCTCTCGTCGACCGCTTTGGTGCCAAGCGACTGATGGTGGCGGGCACGGTCCTCTATTGCGCTGCCTTTGCCCTTTTCGGCACCATGGATTCGCTGGTCGGCTTCTACGTCGCCTGCCTGAGCATGGGGCTCGCCAATAGTCTGATCGGACTGCTCACGGTCAGCCAGCTCGTCAACAGCTGGTTTTCTGCCCGCCGCTCCACCGCCATGGGGCTCGCCGTGGCGGGGTTCGCGGTGGCGGGCTTCGTCGCGCTTCCATTGATCGTCTTGGCTGAAAGCCATGTCGGCTGGCGCCTCACCGCCATCGGCACCGGCTTTGCGATCGTCGGTTTTGGCCTGCCAGTCATGCTTCTTGTCCGCAGCCACCCGGAGGCGCTTGGTCTCAGTCCTGACGGGCAGCCTGTTCCGGCGACGGGGCCTCATCCTTCGAAGCCTTCTGGATCGCAGGGCCTTTCATTGCGCCAGGCGCTCGCGACACATTCATTCTGGTTTGTCACGGCCGCCATGGCGTTCTCGAATTTCCATCAGGCGGCGCTGCTGGTGCATCTCTTTCCCTATCTCGAAGGGGTGTCGGGCCGCGCTGTCGCGACCCTCTTTCTCGCCGAGGTGAATGTCTTCAACCTCGCCGGCCGCATCTTTGGCGGCATGCTAGGCGATCTCGCGCCCAAGCGTGTCCTTCTCGGCACCAATGTGGTCGCGGCGGCCGTTGCGCTTATGATTCTGGCGGCTTCGCCCAGCGTGATCGCCATCGCGATCTTCGCCGCGATCTTCGGCTTCGCCTGGGGTACCCGCACGGCCGTATCGAGTGCCCTGATCGGCGAATATTTCGGCCGCCGTTCCTACGGCAAGATCGCCGGCATCGTGCAGACCTTCGCGGCGATCGTCACGATCATCAGCCCGGTCGCCGTCGGGCTCATGCTCGATGCCTCGGTAGCCTATGGACAGGTCTTCATCGCGCTCGCCGTTTTGACCGCCCTGTCCGGTCTGTTCTTCTTCCTCGCCCACAAGCCACAGCCAAGGGGAGCGACGTCATGA
- a CDS encoding L-idonate 5-dehydrogenase, translated as MSSSPLGVVVHAPKDLRVEAVAAVAPAAGEVRIGIEAGGICGSDMHYFSHGGFGTIRIKEPMVLGHEIAGTVVELGAGVSHLAVGTRVAVNPSRPCGVCKYCREGAQRQCLDMHFLGSAMRFPHAQGGFRQSLTVKAEQAVPIADTVTMGEAAMGEPLSVCLHGARQAGPLMGKRVLVTGCGPIGMLTVIVARYAGAAEIVVTDVSDFPLTIARQVGASRAINIAAEPDALEAYGADKGSFDVLFEASGHQSALVGALTALRPGAVIVQLGLGGDMTLPINVIVAKELQLRGTFRFDSEFNLAVELMNRGLIDVKPLLTATIPFREANEAFNLALDRSRAVKVQLAFT; from the coding sequence ATGTCGTCTTCACCACTGGGCGTTGTCGTTCATGCACCGAAGGATCTGCGCGTCGAGGCGGTCGCGGCGGTCGCGCCGGCCGCCGGCGAAGTGCGCATCGGTATCGAGGCGGGCGGCATCTGCGGATCCGACATGCACTATTTCAGCCATGGCGGCTTCGGCACGATCCGGATCAAGGAGCCGATGGTTCTCGGTCATGAGATTGCCGGAACGGTGGTGGAGCTCGGCGCCGGCGTCAGCCATCTCGCTGTCGGCACGCGCGTCGCCGTCAACCCCAGCCGCCCCTGCGGCGTCTGCAAATATTGCCGCGAAGGCGCCCAGCGGCAGTGCCTCGACATGCATTTTCTCGGCAGCGCCATGCGTTTCCCCCATGCCCAGGGCGGTTTTCGGCAGAGCCTGACGGTGAAGGCAGAGCAAGCCGTGCCGATCGCTGACACCGTAACCATGGGTGAGGCCGCGATGGGGGAGCCCCTGTCGGTCTGCTTGCATGGGGCCCGCCAAGCCGGGCCGCTGATGGGCAAGCGCGTCCTCGTCACCGGCTGCGGGCCGATCGGCATGTTGACGGTGATCGTGGCGCGCTATGCGGGCGCGGCCGAAATCGTCGTGACGGATGTCAGCGATTTCCCGCTGACGATCGCGCGCCAGGTCGGCGCCTCGCGCGCCATCAATATCGCAGCCGAGCCCGACGCTCTGGAGGCCTACGGCGCCGATAAGGGCAGCTTCGACGTGCTGTTCGAAGCCTCCGGACACCAGTCGGCCCTGGTCGGTGCCTTGACCGCGCTGCGTCCCGGCGCCGTCATCGTCCAGCTTGGGCTTGGTGGTGATATGACACTTCCCATCAATGTCATCGTGGCCAAGGAGCTGCAGCTACGTGGGACGTTCCGTTTCGATTCCGAGTTCAATCTGGCGGTTGAGCTGATGAATCGTGGGCTGATCGACGTAAAACCGCTGCTTACCGCCACGATCCCCTTCCGGGAGGCGAATGAGGCCTTCAACCTGGCGCTTGACCGCTCGCGCGCCGTCAAGGTTCAGTTGGCTTTCACATAG
- the gndA gene encoding NADP-dependent phosphogluconate dehydrogenase — MRPSTWRLTARAPSRFSWLSHRRRLSTSAPALSAGTVYRETALLYSGHKPRLRAKQERDMTTKATVGVLGLGTMGANLALNLADQGGQTVALFNRTTIKAQELVDANPALAKSLVPTDSLKGFVAALATPRIVILMVQAGSAVDEQIAALEPLLDKGDIVIDAGNADFNDTRRRAAALKDSPIRFVGMGVSGGELGARHGPSIMAGGDADVYAIIGPILERIAAKYQGVPCVAHMGTDGAGHFVKTIHNGIEYADMEMIAEVYGIMRDGLGLQAAEAAKVFTRWNEGGLSSYLIEISGVTLAEIDPDTDKPMVDVIVDEAGQKGTGRWAVIEAQKLAVSATTLEAAVSARIISAHRAERARTGAIYDLGPADKLSGVDLDALEKALETAKIIAYAQGFVIMQEASKTFGWDLPLGKIAEIWRAGCIIRSRFLDDITRAFDASEAPENLLQVPEFVQRVKAGQGALRRVVAEAALAGIPVPALSAALAYFDDLRRPRGTANLIQAQRDLFGAHTFRRLDRDGVFHHEWPPV; from the coding sequence ATGAGGCCTTCAACCTGGCGCTTGACCGCTCGCGCGCCGTCAAGGTTCAGTTGGCTTTCACATAGACGACGGCTCTCAACCTCGGCCCCTGCCCTATCGGCAGGAACGGTGTATCGCGAGACGGCCCTGCTGTATTCAGGGCACAAACCCCGCCTTCGCGCGAAACAGGAACGAGATATGACGACAAAGGCAACAGTAGGCGTTCTCGGTCTCGGGACCATGGGCGCCAATCTCGCCCTCAACCTGGCGGATCAGGGCGGGCAGACCGTCGCGCTCTTCAACCGCACCACGATCAAGGCGCAGGAACTCGTGGACGCCAACCCGGCGCTCGCCAAGTCCCTGGTTCCGACCGATAGTCTCAAAGGTTTTGTCGCCGCGCTCGCGACCCCTCGGATCGTCATCCTGATGGTGCAGGCGGGCTCTGCCGTCGACGAGCAGATCGCCGCGCTCGAGCCCCTCCTCGACAAAGGCGACATTGTCATCGACGCTGGCAACGCCGATTTCAACGACACGCGCCGCCGCGCCGCCGCGCTGAAGGATAGCCCCATCCGCTTCGTCGGCATGGGCGTCTCGGGCGGCGAACTCGGCGCCCGCCATGGACCGTCGATCATGGCCGGCGGTGATGCCGACGTTTATGCCATCATCGGCCCTATCCTGGAGCGCATCGCCGCCAAATATCAGGGCGTGCCCTGCGTGGCCCATATGGGCACGGATGGCGCCGGCCATTTCGTCAAGACCATCCACAACGGTATCGAATATGCCGATATGGAGATGATCGCCGAGGTCTACGGCATCATGCGCGACGGCCTGGGCCTTCAGGCAGCCGAGGCGGCAAAGGTCTTCACGCGGTGGAACGAGGGCGGCCTCTCCTCCTATCTTATCGAAATCTCCGGCGTCACGCTTGCCGAAATCGATCCCGACACGGACAAGCCGATGGTCGATGTCATCGTCGACGAAGCCGGCCAGAAGGGCACCGGCCGCTGGGCGGTAATCGAAGCGCAGAAGCTCGCCGTCAGCGCCACGACGCTCGAAGCCGCGGTCTCTGCGCGCATCATCTCCGCCCATCGCGCCGAACGCGCCCGAACCGGCGCGATCTACGACCTCGGCCCGGCTGACAAGCTGTCCGGCGTTGACCTCGACGCGCTCGAAAAGGCCTTGGAAACGGCCAAGATCATTGCCTATGCGCAAGGCTTCGTCATCATGCAGGAGGCCTCCAAGACCTTCGGGTGGGATCTGCCACTCGGCAAGATCGCCGAGATCTGGCGCGCCGGCTGCATCATCCGCTCGCGCTTCCTCGACGATATCACGCGCGCCTTCGATGCCAGCGAGGCACCGGAAAACCTGCTGCAGGTTCCTGAATTCGTGCAGCGTGTTAAGGCGGGCCAGGGCGCGTTGCGCCGCGTCGTGGCTGAAGCCGCGCTCGCCGGCATCCCGGTGCCCGCTCTCTCCGCCGCGCTCGCCTATTTCGACGACCTGCGGCGGCCGCGGGGCACTGCCAACTTGATCCAGGCGCAGCGCGATCTGTTTGGCGCCCACACCTTCCGCCGGCTCGACCGGGATGGGGTATTCCATCACGAATGGCCACCGGTCTGA